From Vidua macroura isolate BioBank_ID:100142 chromosome 33, ASM2450914v1, whole genome shotgun sequence:
GAGCACCCCAAATCCATGGGAGCACCCCAAATCCATGGGAACCCCAAACTCATGGGGGCACCCCAAATGTGTGGGGCACCCCAAATCATGGGGGCACCCTCAAATCAGGGGGGCGCCCCGAATCCATTGGCATCCCCAAATCAGGGGGAACCCCGAATTCATGGGGGGCACCCCGAATCATGGGGTGGGCAACGGAACCCGAAATCAGTGGGGGCACCCCAAATCCAATGGGGGCACCCCAAACCCAATGGGGGGCAACGGGGCACTGCACATCCAATGGGCACCCCAAAGTCACACCAGGAACCCCCGAAatccccccagggaccccccaaaatgTCTCCAAAGACCTCATAACCAtccccagacaccccaaaatcccatcagggaccccaaaacctccccaagCACCCCCAGaatgtccccagacacctcccaatgacccccagagaccccaaaatcccatcagGGACCCCAAACCTCCACAAGCACCCCCAGAACCCccctcagggacccccaaaatatccccagacatcccaaaatcccatcagGGACACAAAAACCTTCCAAAGACCCCCAGAATCCCCCTCAgagacccccaaaatccccccagacACCTCCCAATGACCCCCCAGAGAGCCCAAAATCCCAtcagagaccccaaaatcccgcCAGGaacccccagatccccccagggacccctcAAAATGtccccagacaccccaaaatcccatcagggaccccaaaacctccccaagGACACCCAGAATCCCCCTCAgagacccccaaaaatcccccagacACCTCCCAATAAtccccagacaccccaaaatcccaccaggaacccccagatccccccaggGACCCATCAAAATGtccccagacaccccaaaatcccaacagggaccccaaaacctgccCAAGGACCCCCAGAATCCccctcagggacccccaaaatccccccagacaccccaaaatcccatcagGGACCCCTCAAAATGTCCCCAAggacccccaaaattccccctgGGACCCCTTAGAATGTCCCCAGACACTTCCCAATGACTCCCAGACACTCCAAAATCCCATCAGGGTCCCCAAAACCTTCCCAAAAGACCCCCCAGAATCCCCCTCagagacccccccaaaatccccccagacACCTCCCAATGACCtccagacaccccaaaatccccccaggaACTTCCAGATCCCCCcaggaatcccagaatccccTCAGGGATGCCCAAaatgtccccagacacctcccaATGACCtccagacaccccaaaatcccatcagAGACCCCAAACTCCTGCCAGGaacccccagatcccccccaAAATGCCCCCGAAGGACTTCCCAATGATtcccagacaccccaaaatcccaccaggaACCTCCAGatccccccagggacccccaaaatttccccctGGGACCCCTCAGAATGACCCCAGACACTTCCCAATGACCCCCAGAGAGCCCAAAATCCCATCAGGGACCCCAAACTCCTGCCAGGaacccccagatcccccccaaaggacaccccaaaatccccgcagtgcccccagcccctcacccgCCTCGGGCTCCAGCAGGGGGTTCTCCATGGTGGGCACGAAGCCCTCGGGGGGGGCTGTAGCCACGGCACACCACGAAAGCCTCTGCCAAAAGAGGGGGTCGGGGAGGGTCCCCCCAAACTCAGGGGGGGTCTCCCCGATGCCGAGGGGGGTCCCCAGGAGTTTGGGGGGGTCCCCACCGATGCTGGAGTTGCGGCTGCTGCGGGGCTTGGCGCAGGTGACGTCGGGGAAGAAGAGGCGCAGCTGGGAGTAGAGCAGGGTCACGTCCTTGCCCCGGAAAATCTGGGGGGGGGCAACGGGGGTCAGCACCCCCTTTTTGGGGGCCACGGGGGTCAGCACCCCCTttctggggtggggggggctgCAGACCCCCCCCTCATTTTGAGGGGGAACCCCTCAGGGACTGACCTTGGCCACGAAGGTGCCACCTTTCTTCAGGACGTGCGTGGTGATGTTCAGCGCCTGGAGGAGGGGAGACCCCCCaaaagggggatttgggggcgGTCTGGGGGGACCccgggggtcctgggggggtccccaggtggttttggggggggttttggggggctgAAGCCCCACACttactgccagcagcagctgggcctgGATGTACTCGTCCAGGTCGTGCAGCCCCGTTACTgtgggggcagtttggggtttttttggggtttttttgggggggggggtttggggttcaGGTGCCCCCCCCAGGCCCAGCCCCCCCAAACTCACCATCAGGGGCCCCGTCACAGACCACCAGGTCGGCCGGGTGCCCCTCGAAGTGGCGCTGGATCTCCCGGGCCGTGGAGGCCTGGGGAGCACGGCGTGAGGAACGGGGTGAGGAACGGGGTCAGGAACGGGGTCAGGAGTGGGGGAATGGGGGGAATGGGGTTAGGAGTGGGGGAATGGGGTCAggaatgggggaatggggtCAAGAATGGGGGTCAGGAGTGGGGTCAGGAATGGGGGAACGGGGTCAGGAGTGGGGGAGTGGGGTCAAGAATGGGGTCAGGAATGGAGGAATGGGGTAATGGGGCAATGGGGTCAGGAATGGGGTCAGGAATGGGGtctggggggaaatggggtgaGGAATGGGGTCAGGAGTGGGGTCAGGAGtgggggaatgggggaatgtGGTCAGGGATGGGGtctggggggaaatggggtCAGGAATGGGATCTGGAATAGGGTCAGGAATGGGGtcagggggacacggggtgaAGAATGGGGTAAggaatgggggaatggggtCAGGAGTGGGGTCAGGAATGGGGTCTGTGGGGGAATTGGGTGGGGGGGTAATGGGGTTTGTGGGAGAAATGGGGCCGGGCGGGctcagggggttttggggtctcagggggttttggggtctcagggggttttggggggctcagggggttttggggggctcagggggttTGGGAGGCTCAGGAAGTTCTGAGGGGcgcaggggatttgggggggtctcagggagttttggggggggctcgggggggtttggggggctcgggggggggttggggtggctcaggggttttgggggggtcagagggggttttggggagctctgggggtttggggtggctcagggagttttgggggagttcagggggtttggggggctcaggAAGTTTTGGGGTGGCtcgggggttttggggggggctcagagggggttttggggagctcgggggggggggtttcGGGGGTCCCCACCTTGGTGATGTCCCCCTGGATCTGCACCACCCCCGGGAGCGGCGCCATGGCCTGGAGATCCACGGCCaccacctgggctggggaccCCTCGGAGCCcctgggggggtcaggggggctGGGTACCCCAGTGCCCCCCCGCCAGTGCCCCCCCCAGTGCCTCCTGggcccccccagacccccagtgcccccccagtaactcccagtgtcccccagtgccccccccaGTAACCACCAGTgccccccccagacccccctgGACCCCCAACCAAACCTCCCTGAGGCCCCCCCCTCAGTCCCAAACTGGGATTCCCAGTCTTCCCAGTTCACCCAGTTGGCAGTGCCAGTTCAATCGgattcccagtgccccccagttgggagtcccagtgctcccagtgccagcctaGGACCCCCAGACCAGCACCCCCAGTTTggggctcccagtgctcccagtgctcccagtcccacctGAGGTGCCGACTCAGCACCTGGCTCCAGCTCCCGGGGGCAGCACAAAGATCCACGGCCCGCTGGACCCCTGGGGCCCAGTTACACCAGTTACACCAGTTACACAGTgatcccagagccctggggccCAGTTACACCAGTTACAACCAGTTACACAGTgatcccagagccctggggccCAGTTACACCAGTTACACCAGTTACACCAGTTACACAGTgatcccagagccctggggccCAGTTACACCAGTTACACAGTGATCCCAGACCCCTGGGGCCCAGTTACACCAGTTACACCAGTTACACCAGTTACACCAGTTACACAGTGATCCCAGACCCCTGGGGCCCAGTTACACCAGTTACACCAGTTACACCAGTTACACAGTGATCCCAGACCCTGGGAGCCCAGTTACACCAGTTACACCAGTTACACCAGTTACACAGTgatcccagagccctggggccCAGTTACACCAGTTACACCAGTTACACCAGTGCCCCCAgttccccagtgctcccagtgcccccagttcCCCTACTCTCTCCATTCCCCCATTCTCCCCAGTCCCCCCATTCCCTCAATTCCCCCATTTGCCCCATTCCCCCAATCCTCCCATTCCCCACAATctcccccagttccccccatTCCCCCACTGTACCAAatccccccagtgccccccagtcccccccattccccagtgcccccagtgctcccagtccccccccGTCCCTCCAGTGCTCCCCAGTTCCCCCattcccccagtgcccccattCCCCCCCAttccccagttccccccagttccccccagtcccccccattcccccccattccccccagtgctcccagttccccaGTACCCCGGAGGAGCTGGAagcactgctccagctgcagcagtttgAAGGTGCTGtgtgccccccagtgcccccattcccccccagtgccccccagtccccccccattccccagtgcccccagtgctcccagtccccccccatccccccagtgctcccagttccccccattcccccagtgcccccattcccccccattccccattccccagtgctcccagttccccaGTACCGTGCAGGAGCTGGAAgcgctgctccagctgcagcagtttgAAGGCGCTGCGCGCTCTCTCCAGtgcccccagttccccccagtccccccattccccagtgcccccagtgccccccagttctcccagtgccccccaatTCCCATTCCCCCCattccccagtgctcccagtgctccccagtTCCCCAGTACCGTGCAGGAGCTGGAAgcgctgctccagctgcagcagtttgAAGGCGCTGCGTGCTCTCCAGCCGCCCTCCTTGGCCAGCCGGTAATAAACGTCCCGCTTGTCCTTGGAGGAGCGGCCCATGGCGGGCGGGGCACCCCAAACCTGCGGGGACACCCCCGAAAACGGGGACACCCTATTAACGGGGGCACCCCAAACCTGCGGGGACACCCCGAAAACGGGGACACCCCGAAAAAGGGGACACCCTATTAACGGGGGCACCCCGAAACCTGCGGGGGACACCCGAAAACGGGGACACCCTATTAACGGGGGCACCCCAAACCTGCGGGGGACACCCCTATAACGGGGGGCACCCTAAAAACGAGGACACCCTAAAAACAGGGACACCATTAGTGGGGACACCCCGAAACCTATGGGGGGACACTCCAAAAAACGGGGACACCCCATTAACAGGGACACCCCGAAACTAAcgggggacaccccaaaaaagGGGACACCTCAGAAACGGGGACACCATTAACAGGGGGAACCCAGAAACGGGGGGAACCCAGAAACGGGGGGATCATAAACAGGGGCACCCCATAAACGGGGGCACCCCACAAACGGGGGCACCATAAATGGGGGGGAACCCATAAATGGGGACACCATTAACGGGGACACCCCATAAACGAGGGCACCATAAACGGGGGCACCCCATAAACGGGGGGAACCCATAAACGCGAGGAACCCATAAACGGGGGCACCCCACAAACGGCACACAAAAATGGGGAGGGGGTCCCAGGGGCTGCTCAAACCACAACAAACCCCTTTAAAACCCCATTAATTTAAAACGCGTTACTTCTATATTAATCCTACATTCACCACAAACCCTCACGGAGCCACCGCGCATGCGCCGCCCCGGCCtcaccgcccccccccccaccggCGCGGCGCACGCGCAGCCCCCGCCCACCCCGGCGCGCGCggctcccctttccccccctcatAACattccccccccgcccctcacCCCCCCTTCTCCCCACCCGGCCCCTCCCGGCCGCCGCCGTACCGGAACGCGCCGGGGAAGGACCGGGGAGCAGCGGCGGGAGGACAGAGGAACGGAGGCGGCGGGAGCGGTGagggcggagcggcggcggcggcgcggcgcggggcgggaAGCGTGAGGGGAGGGCGCGCGGGGATGGTGGGGGGGGGAGCTCCTTTTGGCACTGCGCatgcgcggggcggggcgcgaGCCCGGCTGGGGTTTCCCGCCTTTTTCTGTGAGGGGAGCGggggctctcctgctgctcctcggCTGCGCGGGAGCCGTGAGGGGGCGGAGGGGCTTCCTCCGTGCTGGTTCTGCCTTTTCCcgtttgggatttttgggacgGAGGAGTTTCCTCCCTTTTCTCGTGAGGGATGAGGGCTCCTCCGTTATTTCCGTGAGCGGTGGATGGGGTTTCTCCCTTTTCCCGTGAGGGATGGTGGagtttcctcccttttcccgtGAGGGGTGGAGGGGCTTCCTCCGTGGTTCCCGTGAGCGGAGGATGGGGTTTCTCCGTATTTCCGTGAGGGATGGAGGagtttcctccccttttcccgTGAGGGGTGGGTGggatttcttccctttttccgTGAGCGGAGGATGGGGTTCCTCCGTATTTCCGTGAGGGGTAAATGggatttcttcccttttcccgTGAGGGGTGGAGGGGGTTTCTCCCTTTTCCCGTGAGGGGGTGGATGggatttcttccctttttcccgTGAGCGGTGGATGGATTTCTCACTTTTTCCGTGAGGGGGGGTGGAGGGGTTTCCTCCCTTTTGCCGTGAGCAATGGAAGAATTTACCACCCTTTTCCATGAGGGGTGGAGAGGTTTCCTCCGTTTTTCCATGAGCGGTGGAGAGGTTTCCTCCCTTTTGCCGTGAGCGGTGGAGGAGTTTCTTCCTTATTTCTGTGAGCGGTGGAGGgatttcctccctttttccaTGAGGGATGGAGGGGTTTCTTCCCTATTGCCGTGACTTGTGTGGGAGTTTCCCACCTTTCTTTCCGTGAGGGAGAGTTTTCCACCCTTTTCCCGttgagggctgcaggggtgtTCCTCCCTTTTTTCTCGTGAGGGGGATGGGaagtttcttccctttttcccgTGAGGACAGGGGGGGGGAAgagtttttccttcctttttcctttggcgAAGGGTTGGCTCTCCCTCCCTTTTGCCGTGAGGGGAGAGGATTTTCTCTCCAGGCAGGAACCGTGACGGGAGGGGTTTGGGGCGTGCTGGGAGGTCTGTGGGGTTTGGAGTCCATTGTGGGacaagcccccccccccccccccccaggatcTGCAGACACCCCCCGACAGGCTGTTGTCGCGACAGACCCAGCAGAACCGGTACTGCAGTAATAAAAACCCTTTATTTCTCAATATATTGCCCCCAAAAGCCTCCCGCAGGCTGGGAGAGTGTGAGGAGgggaacaccccaaaaaactaACGGAGGCACCCCAAAAACTGAGgcgggcaccccaaaacccgtGAGGGGCCAAGGGCGCCTTTAAACCTGAGGGGGTCTCCCcgcggggaaactgaggcacggggcGGTTCAAGGCACTTGCGAAAGGCGTTTGAGGGAGGGGCAGCTCCTGTGGGACCCCCAGATCTacccctgcccccctccccgggggGGGACCCAGGCGTCGGGACCCCTCAATAATTATTTAAGGCTGGGGGTCCCCCTGTGCCGGGGGGGGAGGTCTCCGTTGGGGTTCTTGGCTTGTTCAGGCACCGTCTGGGGGACTCTGGAGaggggacaaagtggggggttAGTTACACCCCCCggggacccccaaaccctctGGGGATCCCCAAGCCCCCACAGGGCAGCACCCCcccttcccagtgctcccagtacaCACCAGTGGGGGCGGCGCTGTGGCCCCTGGCCGCATGGGGAAGGTGATGTAGGCGTCATAGCCCAGCAGGACCCCGGCCAGGATCCCGAACACCTGGGGGGTACAGCGGGTCAGAGACACCCAAACTCCCCCTGTGtgcccccccaaaaccccccctgcacccccaaaccccctcactCCAACCTGGAGCCACAACACctggggggggcagggggatcagagacccccaaattccctctgtACACCCAAACCCCCCCTCACCCCGGCCTGGAACCCCAACACCTGGGGGGATCAGagacccccaaattccccctgtaccccccaaaaccctcctCACCCCCGGCCTGGATCACCAACATCTGGGGGGATCAGagacccccaaattccccctgtacccccaaaccctcctcaCCCCAGCCAGGAGCCCCCAACATCTGGGGGGGATCAGagacccccaaattccccctgtacccccaaaccctcctcaCCCCGGCCTGGAACCCCAACACCTGGGGGGATCAGagacccccaaattcccccttgtacccccaaaccctcctcaCCCCGGCCTGGAACCCCAACACCTGGGGGATCAGagacccccaaattccccctgtacccccaaaccctcctcaCCCCAGCCAGGAGCCCCAAGACTGGGGGGATCAGAGACCCCCCCAAACGCCCCTCATGCCAGATTGGAGCCCCAGCATCTGGGGGGATCAGAgagccccaaaccccctcacCCTGGTCAGGAGCCCCAACAGCCATGGAGGGGGTCAgacccccccaaattcccccctcACCCCCTCCCGCGATGCCGGCGCCGTCGCGGTGGCCCACGATGACGATGAGGGAACAGATGAGGAAGAGCAGAGCCCCGATGAGGCAGCGCGTGAAGTCCTGAGGGGCACAGATGGGACCCCTCagagagacccccccccccaaatccttctgggGGACCCCCCAGGAACCCCCAGACTCTCTGGGGACCTCCAATTCCCGGGTTCACTCCCCAGCTCAGGCACTGCAGGGCCTCCCaaccctccccacagccccccacacccctccccagccccccaaTGCTGCTCAAACCCCCC
This genomic window contains:
- the FTSJ1 gene encoding LOW QUALITY PROTEIN: putative tRNA (cytidine(32)/guanosine(34)-2'-O)-methyltransferase (The sequence of the model RefSeq protein was modified relative to this genomic sequence to represent the inferred CDS: deleted 1 base in 1 codon), yielding MRGGSVRVWGAPPAMGRSSKDKRDVYYRLAKEGGWRARSAFKLLQLEQRFQLLHGVQRAVDLCAAPGSWSQVLSRHLRGSEGSPAQVVAVDLQAMAPLPGVVQIQGDITKASTAREIQRHFEGHPADLVVCDGAPDVTGLHDLDEYIQAQLLLAALNITTHVLKKGGTFVAKIFRGKDVTLLYSQLRLFFPDVTCAKPRSSRNSSIEAFVVCRGYAPPEGFVPTMENPLLEPEAGLALAALSGPSRVLVPFVACGDLSAFDPDRSYPLQLDPARPYSFVPPPAPPIAPPLRPRPAACAGGGGGRGGVQGPPCEGMGVQGPPV
- the PLP2 gene encoding LOW QUALITY PROTEIN: proteolipid protein 2 (The sequence of the model RefSeq protein was modified relative to this genomic sequence to represent the inferred CDS: deleted 3 bases in 2 codons) — translated: MESSGAQNCPGTCLAFSRTRKGLVLIGEIVLCLLTLVCFGASRSGYAGLAAVQMVFAALVLLAWSCRLPPRLTGLHWGWTDFTRCLIGALLFLICSLIVIVGHRDGAGIAGGVFGILAGVLLGYDAYITFPMRRGHSAAPTGVYWEHWEGGVLPCGGLGIPRGFGGPRGV